In Macadamia integrifolia cultivar HAES 741 chromosome 12, SCU_Mint_v3, whole genome shotgun sequence, the following are encoded in one genomic region:
- the LOC122057933 gene encoding LOB domain-containing protein 33-like, producing MTGLGPSCGACKFLRRKCTKGCIFAPYFCSEQGMHHFAAVHKVFGASNVSKLLSHLPIHHRSEAATTISYEALARMRDPVYGCTAHILALQQQVANLQEQMEFLEYQVANFTNGLSHQSSQATNETDNWFPIYSQVDAIGTQHSLYQQPHQPSHTSNTTGNVLLASEMNARYPPIYTPEYQYSYCYSYNEPNSVGRFYMEMEQEILPGGLDDTPNTAYY from the exons ATGACAGGGCTTGGACCATCATGTGGTGCATGCAAGTTCCTGAGGAGAAAGTGTACCAAAGGATGTATATTTGCTCCCTACTTCTGTTCTGAGCAAGGTATGCACCACTTTGCTGCAGTTCACAAGGTGTTTGGAGCAAGCAATGTGTCGAAGCTGCTATCTCACCTTCCAATTCACCACCGAAGTGAAGCAGCCACCACCATCTCTTATGAAGCACTAGCCCGAATGCGAGATCCTGTATATGGTTGTACTGCTCATATCCTGGCACTTCAACAGCAG GTGGCAAATCTTCAAGAGCAGATGGAATTTCTGGAATACCAAGTAGCAAATTTCACCAATGGTCTTAGTCATCAAAGTTCCCAAGCAACAAATGAAACGGACAACTGGTTTCCAATTTATTCACAGGTAGATGCTATAGGAACACAACATTCTCTTTATCAACAGCCTCATCAGCCTTCTCACACATCAAATACTACTGGTAATGTGTTGCTTGCAAGTGAAATGAATGCACGATATCCTCCCATTTACACACCGGAGTACCAATACTCATATTGCTACTCTTATAATGAGCCAAACTCAGTTGGGAGATTCTATATGGAGATGGAGCAAGAAATCTTACCTGGTGGGTTGGATGACACCCCCAATACAGCATATTACTGA